A region of Streptomyces sp. NBC_01267 DNA encodes the following proteins:
- a CDS encoding gamma-glutamylcyclotransferase, producing MSLYAAYAGNLDARLMTRRAPHSPLRGTGWLNGWRLTFGGEQMGWEGALATLVEAPRSQVFVALYDLAPMDEDSMDRWEGVGLDIYRRMRVRVDTLEGEEPVWIYVLNGYEGGLPSARYLGELADAAESAGAPHDYVMELRKRPC from the coding sequence ATGTCGCTCTACGCCGCGTACGCCGGCAACCTCGACGCGCGGCTGATGACGCGCCGCGCCCCGCACTCCCCGCTGCGCGGCACCGGCTGGCTCAACGGCTGGCGGCTGACCTTCGGCGGGGAGCAGATGGGCTGGGAAGGCGCACTCGCCACCCTGGTGGAGGCCCCGCGTTCCCAGGTCTTCGTCGCCCTCTACGACCTCGCCCCGATGGACGAGGACTCGATGGACCGCTGGGAGGGCGTCGGGCTCGACATCTACCGGCGGATGCGGGTCCGGGTGGACACCCTGGAGGGCGAGGAGCCCGTCTGGATCTACGTCCTGAACGGGTACGAGGGCGGGCTGCCGTCGGCGCGCTACCTGGGCGAGCTGGCCGATGCCGCCGAATCCGCGGGCGCACCCCACGACTATGTGATGGAACTGCGCAAGCGCCCCTGCTGA
- a CDS encoding phospho-sugar mutase has protein sequence MQQQDLIARAKTWHAEDPDSDTRDELAKLIETASSGDTTELAARFGGTLQFGTAGLRGELGAGPMRMNRSVVIRAAAGLAAYLKAQGQAGGLVVIGYDARYKSADFARDTAAVMTGAGLRAAVLPRPLPTPVLAFAIRHLGAVAGVEVTASHNPPRDNGYKVYLGDGSQIVPPADLGIAAAIDAVRSLHDVPRPESGWETLGDDVLEAYLARTDAVLTAGSPRTARVVYTAMHGVGTETLLAAFARAGFPGPVLVAEQAEPDPAFPTVAFPNPEEPGAMDLSFATARRASPDLIIANDPDADRCAVAVPYDGDWRMLRGDELGALLAAHLVRRGATGVFAESIVSSSLLGRIADAASLPYEETLTGFKWIARVEGLRYGYEEALGYCVDPDGVRDKDGITAALLVAELASELKAEGRTLLDLLDELAVQHGLHATDQLSVRVDDLSVITDAMRRLREHPPTELAGLTVITAEDLNEGTEQLPPTDGLRYHLDGARVIVRPSGTEPKIKCYLEVVLPVADTAGVAEARTHAETILAAIKTDLSRAAGL, from the coding sequence GTGCAGCAGCAGGACCTGATCGCCCGTGCCAAGACCTGGCACGCCGAGGACCCCGACAGCGACACCCGCGACGAGCTCGCCAAGCTCATCGAGACCGCCTCCTCCGGGGACACCACCGAACTCGCGGCCCGCTTCGGCGGCACCCTCCAGTTCGGCACGGCCGGCCTGCGGGGCGAGCTGGGCGCGGGTCCGATGCGGATGAACCGGTCCGTGGTCATCCGGGCCGCCGCCGGTCTCGCCGCGTACCTCAAGGCCCAGGGCCAGGCGGGCGGCCTGGTCGTCATCGGGTACGACGCCCGCTACAAGTCCGCCGACTTCGCCAGGGACACCGCCGCCGTCATGACCGGCGCGGGCCTGCGCGCCGCGGTACTCCCCCGCCCGCTGCCCACCCCCGTACTGGCCTTCGCCATACGCCACCTCGGCGCGGTCGCGGGCGTCGAGGTCACCGCGAGCCACAACCCGCCGCGTGACAACGGCTACAAGGTCTACCTCGGCGACGGCTCCCAGATCGTGCCCCCGGCCGACCTCGGGATCGCCGCCGCCATCGACGCCGTACGGAGCCTGCACGACGTGCCGCGCCCGGAGAGCGGCTGGGAGACCCTCGGGGACGACGTCCTGGAGGCGTACCTGGCGCGCACGGACGCGGTACTGACCGCCGGGTCCCCCCGCACCGCCCGCGTCGTGTACACGGCGATGCACGGGGTCGGCACGGAGACGCTGCTCGCCGCGTTCGCGCGGGCGGGCTTCCCCGGGCCGGTGCTCGTCGCCGAACAGGCCGAGCCCGACCCGGCGTTCCCCACCGTCGCCTTCCCCAACCCGGAGGAACCGGGCGCGATGGACCTCTCCTTCGCGACCGCCCGCCGCGCCTCGCCCGACCTGATCATCGCCAACGACCCGGACGCCGACCGCTGCGCCGTGGCCGTTCCGTACGACGGCGACTGGCGGATGCTGCGCGGCGACGAACTCGGCGCGCTGCTCGCCGCGCACCTGGTCCGCCGGGGCGCCACCGGCGTCTTCGCCGAGTCGATCGTCTCGTCGTCCCTGCTGGGCCGGATCGCCGACGCGGCCTCGCTCCCGTACGAGGAGACGCTGACCGGTTTCAAGTGGATCGCCCGCGTCGAGGGCCTGCGGTACGGGTACGAGGAGGCGCTCGGCTACTGCGTCGACCCCGACGGCGTACGCGACAAGGACGGCATCACCGCCGCCCTGCTGGTCGCCGAACTGGCGTCGGAGCTGAAGGCCGAGGGCCGTACGCTCCTCGACCTGCTCGACGAACTCGCCGTCCAGCACGGACTGCACGCCACCGATCAGCTCTCGGTACGCGTCGACGACCTGTCGGTCATCACGGACGCGATGCGCAGGCTCCGCGAGCACCCGCCGACCGAACTGGCCGGACTCACGGTCATCACGGCCGAGGACCTGAACGAGGGCACGGAACAGCTGCCGCCCACGGACGGGCTGCGCTACCACCTGGACGGCGCCCGCGTGATCGTCCGCCCGAGCGGCACCGAGCCCAAGATCAAGTGCTACCTGGAGGTCGTCCTCCCGGTCGCCGACACCGCCGGGGTGGCGGAGGCCCGTACGCACGCGGAGACCATCCTCGCAGCGATCAAGACGGACCTGTCGCGGGCGGCGGGGCTTTAG
- a CDS encoding purine-nucleoside phosphorylase, which translates to MNASVNPDIKGDPYAAADAAATRLRELTGAETHDVALVMGSGWAPAVDALGTPEADFAVTELPGFPPPAVEGHGGRIRSYAIGDKRALVFLGRTHYYEGRGVAAVSHGVRTAVAAGCKTVVLTNGCGGLRPGMRPGQPVLISDHINLTATSPIVGANFVDLTDLYSPRLRALCKEVDETLEEGVYVQFPGPHYETPAEINMVRVMGGDLVGMSTVLEAIAAREAGAEVLGISLVTNLAAGLSGEPLNHEEVLQAGRDSAVRMGSLLGRVLERI; encoded by the coding sequence GTGAACGCTTCAGTTAATCCGGACATCAAGGGCGACCCGTACGCCGCCGCCGACGCCGCCGCCACGCGCCTGCGTGAGCTCACCGGCGCAGAGACCCACGACGTCGCCCTCGTGATGGGCTCCGGCTGGGCCCCGGCCGTCGACGCGCTCGGCACCCCCGAGGCCGACTTCGCCGTCACCGAGCTGCCCGGGTTCCCCCCGCCGGCGGTCGAGGGCCACGGCGGCAGGATCCGCTCGTACGCCATCGGCGACAAGCGCGCGCTGGTCTTCCTGGGCCGCACCCATTACTACGAGGGCCGTGGCGTCGCCGCGGTCTCGCACGGCGTCCGTACGGCGGTCGCGGCAGGCTGCAAGACGGTCGTCCTGACGAACGGCTGCGGCGGCCTGCGCCCCGGCATGCGCCCCGGCCAGCCGGTCCTCATCAGTGACCACATCAACCTGACGGCCACCTCGCCGATCGTCGGCGCGAACTTCGTGGACCTCACCGACCTGTACTCGCCGCGGCTGCGCGCGCTCTGCAAAGAGGTCGACGAGACGCTGGAAGAGGGCGTGTACGTCCAGTTCCCCGGCCCGCACTACGAGACGCCCGCCGAGATCAACATGGTCCGGGTGATGGGCGGCGACCTGGTCGGGATGTCCACGGTGCTGGAGGCGATCGCCGCCCGCGAGGCGGGCGCGGAGGTGCTCGGCATCTCGCTGGTGACGAACCTGGCGGCCGGGTTGAGCGGCGAACCGCTCAACCACGAAGAGGTACTGCAGGCCGGGCGCGACTCGGCCGTGCGGATGGGGTCACTGCTCGGGCGCGTGCTGGAGCGGATCTGA
- a CDS encoding NAD(P)H-quinone dehydrogenase codes for MTRIVIIGGGPGGYEAALVGAQLGAEVTVVDCDGLGGASVLTDCVPSKTLIATAEVMTTFDSSYEELGIIVADDTPSLEQAARVVGVDLGKVNRRVKRLALAQSHDITASVTRAGARVMRGRGRLAGQQAMDGSRKVIVTAADGSEETLTADAVLLATGGHPREIPDAQPDGERILNWTQVYDLDELPEELIVVGSGVTGAEFAGAYQALGSRVTLVSSRDRVLPGEDPDAAAVLEDVFRRRGMNVMARSRAASAKRVGDRVEVTLADGRVISGTHCLMAVGAIPNSAGMGLEEAGVRLKDSGHIWTDKVSRTTAPGVYAAGDVTGVFALASVAAMQGRIAMYHFLGDAVQPLNLKTVSSNVFTDPEIATVGYSQADVDSGKIDARAVKLPLLRNPRAKMQGIRDGFVKIFCRPGTGIVVGGVVVSPRASELIHPISIAVDNNLTVEQIANAFTVYPSLSGSIAEVARQLHTRKTSGEG; via the coding sequence GTGACCCGGATCGTGATCATCGGCGGCGGACCCGGCGGATATGAGGCCGCCCTGGTGGGCGCCCAGCTCGGCGCGGAGGTGACCGTCGTGGACTGCGACGGTCTCGGTGGGGCATCCGTGCTCACCGACTGCGTACCGTCCAAGACTCTGATCGCCACGGCCGAGGTGATGACGACCTTCGACTCTTCGTACGAGGAGTTGGGCATCATCGTCGCCGACGACACCCCGTCGCTGGAGCAGGCGGCACGGGTGGTCGGCGTGGACCTCGGCAAGGTGAACCGAAGGGTGAAGCGGCTCGCGCTCGCCCAGTCCCACGACATCACCGCCTCGGTCACCCGGGCCGGCGCCCGGGTGATGCGCGGCCGTGGCCGGCTCGCCGGGCAGCAGGCGATGGACGGCTCCCGCAAGGTGATCGTCACCGCCGCCGACGGCAGCGAGGAGACGCTGACGGCCGACGCCGTCCTGCTCGCGACCGGCGGCCACCCGCGCGAGATCCCGGACGCGCAGCCGGACGGCGAGCGCATCCTGAACTGGACGCAGGTGTACGACCTGGACGAGCTCCCCGAGGAGCTCATCGTGGTCGGCTCCGGCGTCACCGGTGCCGAGTTCGCCGGTGCCTACCAGGCGCTGGGCTCGCGCGTCACGCTGGTGTCCAGCCGTGACCGGGTGCTCCCCGGTGAGGACCCGGACGCCGCCGCGGTCCTGGAGGACGTGTTCCGCCGCCGCGGGATGAACGTCATGGCCCGCTCGCGCGCCGCCTCGGCGAAGCGTGTGGGTGACCGGGTCGAGGTGACGCTGGCCGACGGCCGGGTCATCTCCGGCACCCACTGCCTGATGGCCGTCGGCGCCATCCCCAACAGTGCGGGCATGGGTCTGGAGGAGGCCGGGGTCCGGCTCAAGGACTCGGGTCACATCTGGACCGACAAGGTGTCCCGTACGACCGCCCCCGGCGTGTACGCCGCGGGCGACGTCACGGGGGTCTTCGCGCTCGCCTCGGTCGCCGCCATGCAGGGGCGGATCGCGATGTACCACTTCCTCGGCGACGCGGTGCAGCCGCTCAACCTCAAGACCGTCTCGTCCAACGTCTTCACCGACCCGGAGATCGCCACGGTCGGATACAGCCAGGCGGACGTCGACTCGGGCAAGATCGACGCCCGCGCGGTGAAGCTGCCGCTGCTGCGCAACCCGCGCGCCAAGATGCAGGGGATCAGGGACGGCTTCGTCAAGATCTTCTGCCGTCCGGGCACCGGCATCGTGGTCGGCGGTGTGGTCGTCTCACCCCGTGCGAGTGAACTGATCCACCCGATCTCGATCGCGGTCGACAACAACCTGACCGTGGAACAGATCGCAAACGCCTTCACTGTCTACCCGTCCCTGTCGGGTTCGATCGCGGAAGTGGCACGGCAGTTGCACACCCGGAAGACGTCGGGCGAAGGCTGA